gagaatgggttgaatTCTTTTCCTACTTCGCGTTCAAACCACCTTTCTGGCCTGTAATCATTCGCATCATCTCCCCAGATCTCCTGGCTATGATGAATAGTATACGATGGGACGCTCAGTATTGTTCCCTCGTTGAAAGTTTCGCCGCATACTTCGAGAGTTGATCCCTGCGGAATAACCCGAGGCAGCCCAATACCAGATGTACTATGAAGGCGAAGCCCTTCGTTTACGCATGCTTGTAGATAGGAGAGAGACTTGACATCGGCAAACCTAGCAGCAACATCCGACGGAGGAAGAGGCGGTATTCCGGATTGACTGGTTGACGGAGGGCTCGAAATTACTGGTTTGAGATTTTTATCAAGCTCGGCCTGAAGTTTGCGTTGGCATTCGGGATTGGCAGCTAGATAATATGCGATAGCACAGGATGAGCTGAGAGAGCTTTTGAGTACAAACGGTAAATCAACTAATAGAGACCCTGCACTTACTTGCTTGTCGTGTCGCTCCCGGCGATGAGTTGGGTGAGCGCTTCAGCAGTGAGCTCCTCCCTACCCATTGGTGCACCATTCTCATCCTTTCCCTGCATTAGCTTCTCTAATAAATCGGTCCGTTTCTTGCCTTTGGATAGTTTCTCATCgatttcttcctcttcttccaggGGCTCGTCGGGCAAGCCGAATTTCAAGCGCCTCTCAACAGCGGCAATAGCCATTCCCGCAAGGCATTGTACGGCTGTGTTACCTCGAGAGAACCAAGGGACATACTTCATAATAGGACGGATCCACATGGGAAGTACACCCATGCTCGCAGAATAATCTCCTCGGTCGTTCAAGACTTGGACTGCCGGCACATATTTGACTTCGGCCTTTTCGCCAGCATGTTCCATCATAGGCGCAATGTCTTTCTGAGCAGCAATCATACCGAAAGGAGCCCCAAACGCAAGATCTCCGATGATATCGAATGCCAAAAAGTTGAAATCTATGATATGGGTGCACACTTTAGCATCAGCCCAATCTTCATAGAGCTGTATGACGTACGTGGAAGAACGTCGAACCACGACTTTCCGTTATGAGCATCAGGCAGCTCGCCTGCAGTTGCACGAGCACACCGCATATCCCACTGTGCACAAAATGCTCGGACATGGCGCCGCACATGGGGCTCAAACAGAAGTACGTTCTGCTGACTGAAGATATGGGATACAAGCTTGCGCTTTCCTAAAGGAAATAATTATCTTAGCTGAGCTTTTAACCATTGGTCAGCTTAAATACTTACGAGTATGTGCCGCCCGGTCCCGAGTATTAAATAGGCCCGGGCGAATGCTGACAAATGCATCGTAAAACTCGGTTTTAAGCGTGCCATTGCCGTGAGCATATACAACCTAATGCAGGCAATGGTGAACAAAGAACTGGGTTACGGAGATTATCGGATATACCTCTAGTGCCTTTGGATCAGCTATACTGATATGGTTTGGGGCAATTCGAACCACCTTCCCTGTTGAGAATGGGGACTACATTTTGTATGTATGCTCCGCTGATCTCGATAATACTTACCATATCTTTGGTGTAATTCATGAACGACCTGGCTTCTGTCCCCCTGGATGCAACGTAGGCGAGCCACACATTAGATAGCGCTGCCAATTTAGGCCCAGCAATTGTGTTTCGACGCAAGCCATGTGGATCTGTTAGGTATGGAATAAATACATAGGCAGCCTATGTTACAGGAGAATGATCAGCCTCAAAACCCGAAAAGGTTGGGAGGCAACGTACCAAGGTACCAAAGACGCCAATGACATAATAGTGGGCGGGGATATTATAATCGAGCATTGTATAAAAGGCGAGTTGAGCGAGCAGCTGGTCGGGGTACACAGTCGAAGTTTAACGCAAGCACAAAGACTACTAGTATTTTATATATTAGTCTTCCGTTGCGTTCATCAATGCAGTATTTGCTTCCTTGCAGAAGTACCTAAGATCCGTCCGTACTCGGGCCGACACCAGTCGAATTGACCAGAAAATTATGTGCCAATCCACATAGCAATGTCCGAATCTGTAAACATGTTGATGCCGAGTCTTGAGAACCTACTGAAATGCTTAAAAACGCTGACATATTGACGTATAGTTGGAATTTTGTCTCACAGCCGGATCATCGTTGGGCTTCTAGAAGCTGCTTGACGGCCGAGTTAGACAACTTACTAAAATGGTATATTTTCGGAGAAAGTACTCATAGATCGTCACATGGAGATCTTAGTCCATCCAGGTTTATCTCGAAGTATCTGAGATGTACGGAGAGCTGGAAACGTTCCTTCGTGGTACCAGCATGTTAGAATTGCTATGAGGAATAAGGTCATCCTCAAATAAGCTCGGCTTATGTCATCTCACTACTTCTGAGTCCCGACCTCGGGTTACGACGACACCAATCAGTTTGAAGTGACCTCAGATCTAGTGTATAAGACTCTTAATAAACTTGAGGAGGCGCTCCCAGCGATTCTGATTTTGTTGCTTGTTAATAAGCGCTAATTTCTATCATTTGGAGAATATCCAAAGTAATGGAGACCGCTGGACACGCCGGTTATCATCTAGGCCAAGGAGGGAATCGAGGAAATTCCAAGAGATCCTGGAGAGGGCGTGGTGGAACAGACAGGTCTACGCAGGCAAGAGAGAGGCCAACCCATTGTAAGTCCATGGTTGCTTAGGGCCATGCCTCGCAAATTGACACGCTTTTCTAGTTATTAGTGTACCATTGGTGCGTCACCAGAGAAATCTTTGTACCAAATTTAGCTGATACAAGATGATGGAATCATAGGACCATATATCTTCATTTACTACACAAATTTCTCAATTTACAGATAGCCTCTTGGCTGTCTCGCCACCTATTGCCGGACTGGATAGTTCGATCGTGGTTTCTCCCAGTCGGTTACATTTGACACTTGGTGTAATGAACTTGACCGTGGGGGAAAATGAATCGAGCCTACCGGAGACAAATTCGTCACAAGGTGAAACTGATACCAAAACATATCGAAAAACGGTTGCGGATGCTCTCAGTCTACTACATTCCCTCAAACCTTACGTCGAATCGACTCTGCAGGGCCAACCTCTACAACTCTGTTTAGACGAGCTCGATGTTATGCAACGTTCTCCATCGGGTGAGGCAGATGTTATGTACTTTGGGCCGGCATCTACCAGCCCGAAAGCGACAGCTCACTTGCGGAGTGTAAGTGTATTAGGTAAGCAGATATAGTAGTGCAGAACA
The window above is part of the Rhizoctonia solani chromosome 7, complete sequence genome. Proteins encoded here:
- a CDS encoding cytochrome P450 family protein translates to MLDYNIPAHYYVIGVFGTLAAYVFIPYLTDPHGLRRNTIAGPKLAALSNVWLAYVASRGTEARSFMNYTKDMSPFSTGKVVRIAPNHISIADPKALEVVYAHGNGTLKTEFYDAFVSIRPGLFNTRDRAAHTRKRKLVSHIFSQQNVLLFEPHVRRHVRAFCAQWDMRCARATAGELPDAHNGKSWFDVLPHFNFLAFDIIGDLAFGAPFGMIAAQKDIAPMMEHAGEKAEVKYVPAVQVLNDRGDYSASMGVLPMWIRPIMKYVPWFSRGNTAVQCLAGMAIAAVERRLKFGLPDEPLEEEEEIDEKLSKGKKRTDLLEKLMQGKDENGAPMGREELTAEALTQLIAGSDTTSNSSCAIAYYLAANPECQRKLQAELDKNLKPVISSPPSTSQSGIPPLPPSDVAARFADVKSLSYLQACVNEGLRLHSTSGIGLPRVIPQGSTLEVCGETFNEGTILSVPSYTIHHSQEIWGDDANDYRPERWFEREVGKEFNPFSFGPRACVGRNLASMELLIIIASVFHRYEFELSQPNQKLYTREGFLRKPLECVLGVKRRDINLP